The Candidatus Hydrogenedentota bacterium genome includes a window with the following:
- a CDS encoding class II aldolase/adducin family protein, with translation MSYFQKYAAQIETFVKVCHQLAANKYVTGYGGNAAWKMEDNVLLITPTQMNKGDIQHDDVVFINLQGEKLEGKNRPTGETPMYLNFFNERPDIQSVIHCHPPYTNAFTITKGENHLMRPLFPETITEVGPVPVVPFAQPLTQELADNFLPFLQKYNAFLMENHGLVILSRLDINWTMMNTELLEMTSLHIHSAIVHGEIKEVSREEVRKMDAIMTGRNLPFMGAPGVNKSLEDIFYPEG, from the coding sequence ATGAGCTACTTCCAGAAATACGCCGCGCAAATCGAAACCTTCGTCAAGGTCTGCCACCAGCTCGCCGCCAACAAATACGTCACCGGCTACGGCGGGAACGCGGCCTGGAAAATGGAGGACAACGTCCTCCTCATCACGCCCACCCAGATGAACAAGGGCGACATCCAGCACGATGACGTCGTGTTCATCAACCTCCAGGGCGAAAAGCTCGAAGGCAAAAACCGCCCCACCGGCGAAACGCCCATGTACCTCAATTTCTTCAACGAGCGCCCCGACATCCAGTCCGTCATCCACTGCCACCCGCCCTACACCAACGCCTTCACCATCACGAAGGGCGAAAACCACCTCATGCGCCCGCTCTTCCCCGAGACCATCACCGAAGTCGGCCCCGTGCCCGTCGTACCCTTCGCCCAGCCCCTCACCCAGGAACTCGCCGACAACTTCCTGCCCTTCCTGCAGAAATACAACGCCTTCCTGATGGAAAACCATGGCCTCGTCATTCTCAGCCGCCTCGACATCAACTGGACCATGATGAACACCGAGCTGCTCGAAATGACCTCGCTCCACATCCACAGCGCCATCGTCCACGGCGAGATTAAAGAGGTAAGCCGCGAAGAAGTGCGCAAGATGGACGCCATCATGACCGGCCGCAACCTCCCCTTCATGGGCGCCCCCGGCGTCAACAAATCCCTCGAAGACATCTTCTACCCCGAAGGATAA